The following coding sequences lie in one Cucurbita pepo subsp. pepo cultivar mu-cu-16 chromosome LG13, ASM280686v2, whole genome shotgun sequence genomic window:
- the LOC111808147 gene encoding UDP-glycosyltransferase 83A1-like, translated as MAERKGERVVVIPFPAQGHVNPLMHISKGLAKQGIKITMINTDFIHSKLLEAMGQNMDQILGPNVELLGLSDGFPLHENRDDIHKLFVDIMNNLKPQFEKLLAKMNTDHDGGLACAIVDMSMGWVLEIAASLGVKGAIFTPFTAAHSVLNLSLNELIESGIITPEGIPVEEKTIELESLGTPSMIHTSDLPWRCVPFKNSQKILFDHLVRVQRGCHYAKWYILIVPHVLEPQVVSLNPKLLTIGPLIATEAGQLWKEDESCIHWLDQQPAGSVVYMAFGSSTDFNQEQFEEIAMGMELTERPFMWVVRQGTEHQLPAGFKGGKGKIVSWVSQQKVLNHPSVGIFMSHCGWDSVIEGVSSGLPFLCWPYVGDHFLNMKYVTEIWKVGIGFERELNGVVSRWEIKKKVELVGGDEEMKGRSRVLAEEIRRCWEGADAPSALNFDRLVRWAKQEDDDVAA; from the coding sequence ATGGCGGAGAGAAAGGGTGAACGAGTAGTCGTGATTCCATTTCCAGCACAAGGCCACGTTAACCCTTTAATGCACATTTCCAAAGGGTTGGCAAAGCAAGGCATCAAAATCACGATGATCAACACAGATTTCATTCACAGTAAGCTACTGGAAGCCATGGGCCAGAACATGGACCAAATCCTTGGCCCAAACGTTGAGCTCTTGGGTCTCTCTGATGGGTTTCCTCTCCACGAAAACAGAGACGACATACACAAGCTGTTTGTGGATATAATGAACAATTTAAAGCCACAGTTTGAAAAATTGCTTGCCAAGATGAACACTGACCACGACGGTGGCCTCGCTTGTGCCATTGTCGATATGTCAATGGGTTGGGTCCTCGAAATCGCTGCCAGTTTGGGCGTGAAAGGAGCCATTTTCACGCCTTTCACAGCCGCTCACTCTGTTTTGAATCTCAGCCTTAACGAACTTATTGAAAGTGGCATCATAACCCCAGAAGGGATTCCGGTAGAAGAAAAGACAATCGAATTGGAATCACTGGGAACTCCCTCAATGATCCACACTAGTGACCTTCCTTGGCGGTGCGTTCCATTCAAGAACTCGCAAAAGATTTTGTTCGATCACTTAGTTAGAGTCCAGCGAGGGTGCCATTACGCGAAATGGTACATTTTAATAGTGCCTCACGTATTGGAGCCACAAGTGGTTTCACTCAACCCCAAGCTTCTAACGATTGGCCCACTCATTGCGACGGAGGCAGGGCAATTGTGGAAAGAAGACGAGTCCTGCATCCATTGGCTGGACCAGCAACCGGCAGGGTCGGTTGTGTACATGGCATTTGGGAGCAGCACCGACTTCAACCAGGAACAGTTTGAGGAGATCGCGATGGGGATGGAGCTTACGGAGCGACCGTTCATGTGGGTGGTGCGGCAGGGAACAGAGCACCAACTTCCAGCGGGTTTTAAGgggggaaaagggaaaatagTGAGTTGGGTGTCGCAGCAAAAGGTGCTAAACCACCCTTCTGTAGGGATATTTATGAGCCACTGTGGGTGGGACTCTGTAATCGAAGGGGTGAGTAGTGGGTTGCCGTTCCTTTGTTGGCCGTACGTGGGAGACCATTTTCTGAACATGAAATACGTTACTGAGATCTGGAAGGTGGGAATTGGGTTTGAAAGGGAGTTGAATGGGGTTGTAAGTCGTTGGgaaatcaagaagaaagtGGAGTTAGTGGGAGGGGATGAAGAGATGAAAGGTCGAAGCAGAGTTCTTGCGGAGGAAATACGAAGGTGTTGGGAAGGGGCTGATGCTCCTTCTGCCCTCAACTTCGATCGACTTGTTAGATGGGCGAAgcaagaagatgatgatgttgCTGCTTAG
- the LOC111808078 gene encoding solute carrier family 25 member 44-like → MDANSSRFQSFGQTEINWDKLDKAKFYGIGAGLFTGITVALYPVSVVKTRMQVAVKDSAEKNAVSVVKGLLKNDGVPGLYRGFGTVITGAIPARIIFLTALETTKVGAFKMVEPFKFSEPSQAAIANGLAGMTASLFSQAVFVPIDVISQKLMVQGYSGNARYNGGLDVARKLIKSDGIRGLYKGFGLSVITYSPSSAVWWASYGASQRIIWRFLGQNSASESFAPSHTQLISVQAGGGIIAGATASCITTPLDTIKTRLQVMGDKGKTARQIVESLIAEDGWKGFYRGLGPRFFSMSAWGTSMILAYEYLKRLCANDEQS, encoded by the exons ATGGATGCGAATAGTTCGCGATTTCAGTCGTTTGGTCAAACCGAGATTAACTGGGACAA GCTTGATAAAGCAAAATTTTATGGCATCGGAGCTGGTCTCTTTACCGGGATTACAGTCGCACTGTACCCTGTTTCCGTTGTAAAAACAAGGATGCAGGTTGCTGTAAAGGATTCTGCAGAGAAAAACGCGGTGTCTGTTGTTAAAGGCTTACTTAAGAATGATGGGGTTCCTGGTCTTTACAGAGGGTTTGGCACAGTAATCACTGGTGCAATTCCTGCAAGGATTATCTTTCTTACCGCTTTGGAGACGACCAAAGTGGGAGCCTTTAAAATGGTTGAGCCATTTAAATTTTCTGAACCCTCACAGGCTGCTATAGCAAATGGGTTAGCTGGCATGACTGCATCACTTTTCTCTCAAGCTGTTTTTGTTCCAATTGATGTG ATTAGTCAAAAGCTAATGGTTCAAGGATACTCGGGTAATGCAAGATATAATGGGGGCTTAGATGTTGCTCGTAAACTGATAAAGTCCGATGGCATCCGGGGATTGTATAAAGGTTTTGGGTTATCTGTTATAACCTACTCTCCATCTAGTGCTGTATGGTGGGCAAGTTATGGTGCAAGTCAACGCATCATCTGGAG GTTCTTAGGCCAAAACTCAGCTTCTGAGAGCTTTGCTCCAAGCCATACCCAACTTATTTCAGTGCAAGCTGGTGGTGGAATAATTGCAGGTGCAACAGCTTCCTGCATTACAACACCATTGGACACCATAAAGACTCGCTTACAG GTGATGGGCGATAAAGGGAAGACAGCAAGACAAATTGTTGAAAGCTTAATCGCTGAGGATGGATGGAAAGGTTTCTACAGGGGGCTGGGTCCTCGGTTCTTCAGTATGTCAGCCTGGGGAACCTCCATGATATTGGCTTACGAGTACTTAA AGCGCTTGTGTGCAAATGATGAACAGAGTTGA